GCTTTGCCTCTTTAAGGAATTGTACTTCAGCTTCTTCTGACGGAAGCGTGAACGTCACATTCATTAATGAACGGCTGTCCGGTAGGGCATGGCCTTTATAAAAACCATCGCTGCCGTCGATGGCATCATAAATGACTTTTGCTTTTTCTTCATTGACTTCAGCAATCTTTTCAACGCCGCCCTGTTCTTTTGCCCAATCCAACACAAGGGACAATAAGTAAATGGCCAATGTCGGGGGAGTGTTGTATAAAGAATTATTTTTCGAATAGATAGAATAGTTCATCATGGATGGAACTTTGTCATTATCTGTAATTAAATCTTTACGGATGATAACGACCGTGATTCCCGATGGACCCAGATTCTTTTGTGCACCTGCATAGATGATGCCGAATTTACTAACATCAATTTTTTTGCTGAGAATATCACTTGACATATCAGCTACTAAAGGAATGCCCCCTGTTTCCGGGAAGTCCTTCCATTGCGTACCGTAAATCGTATTATTGCTTGTGATATGAAGATATGCAGCATCATCATTCAATTGGATGTCTTCGACTTTAGGGATGAACGTATATTTTTCATCTTTTGATGAAGCGACAACAGCCGTTTCACCAACCTTTTTGGCCTCTTTTAATGCCTTTTCCGACCAAGAACCAGTTAGGACATAATCTGCCCTTTTCCCATCATTCAAAATGTTCATGGGAATCATGGAAAATTGTAGGCTTGCTCCTCCTTGAAGCAGGAGAACTTCATAATTTTCAGGAATTTCCATGAGGTCTTTTAATGATTGAATGGCATGGTTATGAATTTTTTCGAATTCCGAACTTCTATGGCTTAATTCCATGACCGACATACCGGAATCCTCAATATTCAACCATTCGTTTTGGGCTCTTTGTAAAACTTCTAAGGGAAGGGCGGCTGGCCCAGCGTTAAAATTACGTGCACGTTTCAATTTTTTTCCTCCTATGCGACTATGTGATAAAGTATTTGAGACTATTCATATATCCTACCAGAAAACTAAATTCAATAGGAGGAAAATTTAGAATTTTAGGTGACATTTTGTTTTAATGATGGGCCAATGCAAAAAGGTCCTCCATTTTGAGTGAGGACCAAATCGGGATCATTGTTTTTTCATGCAACCAGTGTTAGCTAACGTTCAATTAAAAAGGTATAACGAAAGGAAAAAGAAATTTGCACACGCCATCACGGTCTCATTTTAAATGCTGTGCAATGGAGTCAGCGATTTGTTTCAGGTCATCTGGTGTATAGTCGCTGGTATTCGTTTTCCAAACAGCCCCAAAGCCGTCTCCTTCACCATGCCGAGGAATTAAATGCATATGAAAATGGAAAACGGACTGTCCAGCGGCTTCACCGTTATTATTTAAAAGGTTCAGGCCTACAGGTTGGAATTCCTGCTTCATGGCGCGGGCAATTTCCGGCACCACTTCAAAAAGGTTCTTGGCAATCTCGGGTGTCAACTCATAAAGATTTTCCTTATGTACTTTAGGTATTACCAGCGTATGGCCTTTAGTTACTTGACTGATATCGAGAAAGGCCAATACATGTTCATTTTCGAAAACTTTGGAACTTGGGATTTCCCCATTGATTATTTTGCAAAAAATGCAATCACTCATTAAAAACGCCCCTTTAGAAGTTAATGTATTTGGTTAATCGTACCATAGCTTGAATCCTTGAGAAAAGGAAAAATCATAAAAACAGGATGCAACATAAGTTGCACCCTGCCTGTTGAAAAAGGGGGTTTTGCTTCAAAATTCGCATTAGCATAAATTCTCTGCGACAAACACCTCATCTACATTTTAGTAAAATATGGTTATTATCTGATTAGAGATTTTCCATTCAAAGCAACCATCTCCTATATTTTTAAAAGTTTCATCAACTTTCAAAGCATAATTGATAATTATTGAATGATTTTTCTGCTTTTACGTGCAAGAGAACCATCTCCTTGCTCGAAACGATTTTTTTTAATGAAGCTTCTGGTTTAATTCAGTTATACGTCTTTAACTGACACCTCATTTACAATATGATGTGAATCATTTGTAATAAAACAGTTGGGTATTTCAGTGTAATACGTCTTTAACTGACACCTCATTTACAATATGATGTGAATCACACGTAATGACTAACCCCTTCTTCCTTATTTATGATGACCACCAAGCAGGAAAAATATAATTGGTTATTTATGGAAATTTAGTTCCGGGGACACTCGACTATATAAAAGCAGGAGAATTTGATAAAATGGAAATAAGAACCTCTATATAGAAAGGATCGTTTATATGTCCTTATTGGAAATAAAGCAATTAGTGGGCGGATATACAAAAACGCCCGTTTTAAAGGGAATAAGTTTTGACATTCAACCAAATGAGCTAGTGGGGTTAATTGGGCTAAATGGGGCTGGGAAAAGTACGACGATTAAACATATCATCGGACTCATGGAGCCGAAAGGCGGAAGTGTCTCGATTCATGGTAAAACTCTTGCCCAGGACCCGGATACATATCGGAAACAATTCACTTATGTTCCAGAAACGCCAATCTTGTATGATGAGCTTACACTTGAGGAGCATTTAAAGCTTACGGCCATGGCACATGGTTTGGCGGAAGCCACATATAAAGAAAGGATGGACGTTCTATTAAAGGAATTCCATATGGAAAAAAGGCTTAAATGGTTTCCGGCCCATTTCTCAAAAGGAATGAAGCAAAAGGTCATGATAATGTGCGCCTTTTTAGTACAGCCGTCTTTATATATCGTCGACGAACCCTTCGTAGGTCTAGATCCATTAGGCATTCAATCCCTGCTCGATTTGATGAGGAAAATGAAAGAGAGCGGAGCGGGAATTTTAATGTCTACACACATACTGGCAACAGCCGAGAGGTATTGTGATTCTTTCATAATACTGCATAATGGAGAGATCCGGGCAAAAGGCGATCTTGAGCAGCTTCGTGAACAATTTTCCATGCCGGGGGCAACTCTTGACGATTTATATATTCAATTGACGAAAGAAGAAATCGGTCATGAATAGTCAAAATCTCTGGAAGGAAAGATATTTAGGCTATATAAATGAAACGCAAAAATATCTGCGCTATATTTTTAATGGCCATCTTGTTTTTGTCATGGTATTGGTACTTGGTGGTTTGGCCTATTATTACAGTGATTGGGTGAAGACGTTGGACAGTGATTTCCCTGCTGAATTGATCATGGCCTTTGTTTTATCGATCATTGTGACCAGAAGCCCGATTAATACTTTTTTGAAAGAACCTGATACGGTATTCCTGCTTCCGCTTGAAACGAAGTTGAGAAGCTATTTCAAAAATTCACTGATATTAAGTTGGGTCATGCAGGGGTTTATTCTTCTGGTTGTCCTCATCGCATCTATACCGATGTATTCGAAGGTTACGGGTGCAGGAGGCACGGACCTTGGGATCATCCTGGTCGTTTTGCTTATTTTGAAGTTCTTGAATTTAACCATGCGCTGGCAGGTGTTGAAATATCAGGATACATCAGTGAGCCATTGGGACTCTCTCATCCGCTTTTTACTTAATGGAGTGATTCTTTATTTCATCTGTTCAAGGGCAAATATACTGTTTGCACTTATAACATTTTTATTATTGTTAGGACTTTACATGTATTACCGAAGCGCAACTAAAGGGTTTGTGCTTAAGTGGGAACGGCTGGTGGAATTGGAAAACAAGAGGATGAATTCTTTTTATCGAATAGCGAACATGTTTACTGATGTTCCTCATTTGAAAGGAAAGGTAGCAAGAAGGAAATGGATGGACTGGCTATTATCATTCATTCCGTATGGTGAAAAATCAACGTATACCTACCTTTACGCCCGTACTCTGTTGCGATCGAATGATTATGTGGGACTTTGTTTTCGCTTGACTATCATTGGGTCAGTGATTTTAAGTGTATTCACTAACATATGGGCACATTTGATTGTAACCTTCATGTTCCTATTCATGACAGCCCTGCAATTGCTGCCGGTTTGGAAGGCTCATGAATGGAAGGTATGGGTCTCCTTGTATCCATTGCCAGCAAAAATGAGAGAATCTGCAGTGATAAAGCTTATTTCCTATTTCTTATTATTTGAGGACCTTGTCTTCGGTTTGGTCCTGCTAGTGAAAGGGGAATGGATGTCCGCTTTAGCCGCCTTGGCAATGGGGCTTGTTTTCTTGCTCGGTTTTAAAATTTATGCAGCAAAGAAAATTAAAAACTTTTAATCAGAAGCTGATTTTTCATAAAATCAGCTTTTTCTTTTAAGAAATGAAAATTGAAACTAAAAGCCTCATAGGTGGTATATACATATTTAACGGAGGTGTTAAATGATGGATGAATATGGACAAAAGGCATTATCGGAACTAATATCATGGAAAAAGAAAGTAGCCAAGAAATCCGGCAAGCTTGAGCGGATATCCAAAAAGGCACAAATCAAAATGAATAGTTATATTCCAGACCGAGTGCACAAAATGATTACTGATAGTATTAAAGGGATGATAGAGGCCGTATTATCAGGTTCGAAATATATGTCTAAAGAAAAAAATGTAGTGCTTCTATCCTTGCAGCAAAAAGAAGAATGGGTTGCGGAAACTGTAACGGCCTATCGGAAAACGGCCGTTATAGAAGGTGTTGGAACCGGAGCTGCAGGACTTTTAATTGGATTGGCTGATTTCCCATTACTGCTTAGCATCAAGATGAAGTTATTATTCGAAATATCCCGTATATATGGTTTTGATCCAAATAAATATGAGGAACGCCTATTCATACTCCATATCTTTCAGATGGCATTTTCGAGCGAGGAAAAAAAACTGGAAACATTACGGGTAATAGAAGAATGGGATTCAGGGAAATGGCCGGAAATAGACTGGCAAGAATTTCAGCAGGAATATCGCGATCACATCGATGTCATCAAAATGTTCCAGCTAGTCCCAGGGTTTGGGGCAGCTGTCGGTGCATATGCCAACCATCATTTGTTGGAACAACTTGGGGAGACGGCAGTCAATTGTTACAGAATCAGACTTCTAAAAGAGTAAGGGACGGGGAGAACCCGTCCCTTTATCATTACCGTAATAAAGATTCATTCACCTTTTGCGATGATTGTTTCTTATTGTGATAGGTTACAGCTGCAGTGCCTAATATTTTGGCTGCAATAAGCATCGCTTTTTCATCGATGTCAAACAAAGGATGATGGTGCGGATATGTATGTTCATTTTTTGGCTTGGCCCCCGTAAAGAAGAATGTACCTTTCACATTTTGTAAATAATAAGAAAAATCTTCACCTGTCATATCCGGGTCAATTTCCTCTGTAATCAAAACTTCCTTGACGGATTCAGTGCTTTCGATGAGGAATTTAGTTTCCTCAACATGTGGAATAACAGCTGGATAACCCTGAAAGTATTGATATTCATAAGTGCAGTCGGCAGCTAGGCAGGTTCCTTTAATAACCCGCTCCATTTCTTCGCTTATGAATGAACGGACATCTTCCTTGAAAGTGCGGACGGTCCCGATTATTCTAGCCTTATCTGCAATGACGTTAAAGGCATTATCCGCTACAAAGGAACCGACTGTAATGACTGCAGAATCTATTGGGTTAAGGCGGCGGCTTACGATTTGCTGTAGGGCCATGACTAGCTGGGAGCCGACTACGATTGCATCACGGGTTTTATGCGGCTGGGCTCCATGTCCGCCCTGCCCTTGAATGGTGATTTCAAAACGGTCAGCAGCGGCCATAATGGGTCCATAAGCGTATTGGACTGTTCCGGTAGGGACCGTAGCCCATAAATGGGTGCCGAAAATTACATCCACCCCATCAAGGCAGCCAGCCTCAATCATCGGTTTGGCACCTCCTGGAGCATATTCTTCAGCATGCTGATGGATAAATATATATTCACCTTCGAGCTCATCCTTCAGATCATTCAGATTTTTTGCAAGGACAAGGAGTGTCGCTGTATGGCCATCGTGTCCACACGCATGCATTACCCCGGGTACGGAAGATTTATAGGGAACTTCTTTTTCATCCTGAATGGGTAAGGCGTCGAAATCAGCGCGCAAAGCTACGGTTTTACCAGGCTTATTGCCTGTGATTTTGGCAATAACACCATTACCGCCTACATTCGCCCGGTGTTCGATTCCAAGTTTTTCATAATATCCAGCGATGAAGGCAGCCGTTTGGGTTTCTTGAAAGGAAAGCTCGGGATGTTGATGAAGATAACGTCTGATGGAAACCATTTCTTCATATGAACCATCTAGAAGATCGTGTAATCGCTGTATCATTTTGCGCCTCCTAATGATTGGATTAATTGTAAATAGTATATCATATTCTGAATGATCCAAAGTGAATTAAATACCTTGAGGAGATATATATCATGATTAAATATTCCTGGTTTGCTATGGTTTTGATTTGCTTGCTGCTATTCTTTTTTTTGATGCAAGAAGTCGAGAGTGGAAAGCCTTTAGCGTTCGATACATATTTTACGAAACTTATTTCCGTAGGTGAGAATACTTTTTCGTTCACTTTCTTCAAGTCCATTACCTATCTTGGGAAATCCAAGTTCATTGGTTTTGGAAGCTTATTATGTGTTCTATATTTGTGGATAATAAAGAAGGATTATTGGACCATGGCCATCTTCTCTATCGGTATGGCCGGGGGTGATGTATTAAATGGGTGGATAAAAAATCATATTAAAAGAGTGCGCCCTGAAAATCATTTGATGGAGATCGCTGGCTTCAGTTTTCCCAGTGGACACGCAATGGTGGGCCTTATTTTCTTCAGTATGGTTGCTTATTTAATCATGAAAGAAATTAAAGGAAACTCTTTGAAATGGGCAGTGGGAATCGGTTTCGTTTGTCTGGTTCTGCTAATCGGGGTCAGTAGGATCGCTATGAAAGTTCATTTTCCAACTGATATCTTGGCAGGTTTTGCATTAGGAGCGGCATATATTTTAACCTTGTTTAAATTGTATGAATTCCTCGGGCCTAAAGTACTTTGAAAAAAGGGTTCAGATAAAATAATTGTAAATACCCGTTGCATTTCCCCGGAAATAAAGTAGGAATTTGTCGGATTGTTATAGGTTCATATGATTTTTGGGCAGTCCCAAATAACGCTCTGTATTACTATATATTCAAAGAGGCCCATCCTTGAGGGATGGGCCTCCTATTGAGCAAGATTGGATTATTCTTCTGAATCCTTCACCAAAGTATACTGCGTTACATAGGCTTCACCTGAAAACATCTTCTGGCTGGAATTCGTAACGGGAGCTTTGGAGTCGCTGTTATGCGCCTTCTGAAAGGAACTGGATTTCTTCCAGTTCAAAAAATCGGTTTGTTTCTCCCAAATCGTTAAGATTACATAAGTTTCAGAGTTGATTGGCCGCAGTACACGAAGTGCGACGAAACCTGGTTCATTTTCAATGAATCCTGCCCTGTTTTTAAAACGATGTTCGAATACCGGCCTTCCTTCTTCACTGACAGGTATATTGTTCATGACTACATACCCATGATCCTGAAGGTTCCCTTTCCCATCAACTACTTCATACTTACGTGGAGAGCTGAAGAGCGTTTTACCTTCTGTTTCATGTAAAAGTACTGTAGTGTCAGGGTTTTGCATAAGTAATATATTTTCATTCGGATGCTTATCTTTTTTGCTTTTCAAAAAATTGAAACTGCCTGATGTGATGAATACATTCATAAATTCCCCTCCAATATCTATATAGTACCTGTATACCCATTTTACCCAATGAATAGTGCTTTTACCATTTTCAATCTAACCAATAGTCTGATACCGGTAAGATACTTATAAAAAAGTCGATTTTCTGACAAATAAATAGGTTGGCTATACTTCTATTATAGAAAAAGCTATAGTTTAAGGAGATTCGATTTCAAA
The DNA window shown above is from Peribacillus sp. FSL P2-0133 and carries:
- the serC gene encoding 3-phosphoserine/phosphohydroxythreonine transaminase, with amino-acid sequence MKRARNFNAGPAALPLEVLQRAQNEWLNIEDSGMSVMELSHRSSEFEKIHNHAIQSLKDLMEIPENYEVLLLQGGASLQFSMIPMNILNDGKRADYVLTGSWSEKALKEAKKVGETAVVASSKDEKYTFIPKVEDIQLNDDAAYLHITSNNTIYGTQWKDFPETGGIPLVADMSSDILSKKIDVSKFGIIYAGAQKNLGPSGITVVIIRKDLITDNDKVPSMMNYSIYSKNNSLYNTPPTLAIYLLSLVLDWAKEQGGVEKIAEVNEEKAKVIYDAIDGSDGFYKGHALPDSRSLMNVTFTLPSEEAEVQFLKEAKQAGFVGLNGHRSIGGCRASIYNAVPISHCQDLADFMKKFQESYKAKEAQIL
- a CDS encoding HIT family protein, with the protein product MSDCIFCKIINGEIPSSKVFENEHVLAFLDISQVTKGHTLVIPKVHKENLYELTPEIAKNLFEVVPEIARAMKQEFQPVGLNLLNNNGEAAGQSVFHFHMHLIPRHGEGDGFGAVWKTNTSDYTPDDLKQIADSIAQHLK
- a CDS encoding ABC transporter ATP-binding protein; the encoded protein is MSLLEIKQLVGGYTKTPVLKGISFDIQPNELVGLIGLNGAGKSTTIKHIIGLMEPKGGSVSIHGKTLAQDPDTYRKQFTYVPETPILYDELTLEEHLKLTAMAHGLAEATYKERMDVLLKEFHMEKRLKWFPAHFSKGMKQKVMIMCAFLVQPSLYIVDEPFVGLDPLGIQSLLDLMRKMKESGAGILMSTHILATAERYCDSFIILHNGEIRAKGDLEQLREQFSMPGATLDDLYIQLTKEEIGHE
- a CDS encoding ABC transporter permease, whose translation is MNSQNLWKERYLGYINETQKYLRYIFNGHLVFVMVLVLGGLAYYYSDWVKTLDSDFPAELIMAFVLSIIVTRSPINTFLKEPDTVFLLPLETKLRSYFKNSLILSWVMQGFILLVVLIASIPMYSKVTGAGGTDLGIILVVLLILKFLNLTMRWQVLKYQDTSVSHWDSLIRFLLNGVILYFICSRANILFALITFLLLLGLYMYYRSATKGFVLKWERLVELENKRMNSFYRIANMFTDVPHLKGKVARRKWMDWLLSFIPYGEKSTYTYLYARTLLRSNDYVGLCFRLTIIGSVILSVFTNIWAHLIVTFMFLFMTALQLLPVWKAHEWKVWVSLYPLPAKMRESAVIKLISYFLLFEDLVFGLVLLVKGEWMSALAALAMGLVFLLGFKIYAAKKIKNF
- a CDS encoding EcsC family protein, which translates into the protein MMDEYGQKALSELISWKKKVAKKSGKLERISKKAQIKMNSYIPDRVHKMITDSIKGMIEAVLSGSKYMSKEKNVVLLSLQQKEEWVAETVTAYRKTAVIEGVGTGAAGLLIGLADFPLLLSIKMKLLFEISRIYGFDPNKYEERLFILHIFQMAFSSEEKKLETLRVIEEWDSGKWPEIDWQEFQQEYRDHIDVIKMFQLVPGFGAAVGAYANHHLLEQLGETAVNCYRIRLLKE
- a CDS encoding M20 family metallopeptidase; the encoded protein is MIQRLHDLLDGSYEEMVSIRRYLHQHPELSFQETQTAAFIAGYYEKLGIEHRANVGGNGVIAKITGNKPGKTVALRADFDALPIQDEKEVPYKSSVPGVMHACGHDGHTATLLVLAKNLNDLKDELEGEYIFIHQHAEEYAPGGAKPMIEAGCLDGVDVIFGTHLWATVPTGTVQYAYGPIMAAADRFEITIQGQGGHGAQPHKTRDAIVVGSQLVMALQQIVSRRLNPIDSAVITVGSFVADNAFNVIADKARIIGTVRTFKEDVRSFISEEMERVIKGTCLAADCTYEYQYFQGYPAVIPHVEETKFLIESTESVKEVLITEEIDPDMTGEDFSYYLQNVKGTFFFTGAKPKNEHTYPHHHPLFDIDEKAMLIAAKILGTAAVTYHNKKQSSQKVNESLLR
- a CDS encoding phosphatase PAP2 family protein translates to MIKYSWFAMVLICLLLFFFLMQEVESGKPLAFDTYFTKLISVGENTFSFTFFKSITYLGKSKFIGFGSLLCVLYLWIIKKDYWTMAIFSIGMAGGDVLNGWIKNHIKRVRPENHLMEIAGFSFPSGHAMVGLIFFSMVAYLIMKEIKGNSLKWAVGIGFVCLVLLIGVSRIAMKVHFPTDILAGFALGAAYILTLFKLYEFLGPKVL
- a CDS encoding antibiotic biosynthesis monooxygenase — translated: MNVFITSGSFNFLKSKKDKHPNENILLMQNPDTTVLLHETEGKTLFSSPRKYEVVDGKGNLQDHGYVVMNNIPVSEEGRPVFEHRFKNRAGFIENEPGFVALRVLRPINSETYVILTIWEKQTDFLNWKKSSSFQKAHNSDSKAPVTNSSQKMFSGEAYVTQYTLVKDSEE